A genomic window from Silene latifolia isolate original U9 population chromosome Y, ASM4854445v1, whole genome shotgun sequence includes:
- the LOC141629229 gene encoding uncharacterized protein LOC141629229: protein MVEDDPPAEQEEAKDDSRYEMFMNLVKKMEATFPSPEDMPLYSDFLAEVVARKWSKDDHELVASREEYNSVITNEVPVKLDNLGSFSIPCTIGNQKVDRVLCDLGGSVSVIPLMNVKKLYVTNLTHTSIKIKLADGAIKPPIGILKDIMVKVNKLSIPVDFVAMDIPMGRRSHIILGRSFLATGGAIVDVQRRSLSFEVGNEKV, encoded by the coding sequence ATGGTGGAAGATGACCCGCCAGCCGAGCAAGAAGAGGCCAAAGATGACTCTAGATATGAGATGTTCATGAACTTAGTAAAGAAGATGGAAGCCACCTTTCCATCACCGGAAGATATGCCTCTTTACTCCGATTTCCTAGCGGAAGTTGTTGCAAGGAAATGGAGTAAGGATGACCATGAGCTTGTTGCTTCAAGGGAGGAATATAACTCGGTCATAACAAATGAGGTGCCCGTCAAACTTGATAACCTAGGAAGTTTCTcaattccatgcaccattggcaaCCAAAAAGTGGACCGTGTTTTGTGTGATTTGGGAGGAAGTGTTAGCGTGATACCTCTCATGAATGTGAAGAAGTTATATGTTACAAACTTGACCCACACTTCCATTAAAATCAAGCTAGCCGACGGAGCAATCAAACCACCAATTGGGATTCTAAAGGATATCATGGTAAAAGTCAACAAGCTCTCTATTCCCGTGGACTTCGTGGCGATGGACATCCCTATGGGTAGGCGCTCCCATATCATCCTTGGTAGGTCATTTTTGGCCACGGGAGGAGCTATTGTTGATGTTCAAAGGCGAAGTTTGTCATTTGAAGTCGGGAATGAGAAAGTTTAG